Genomic DNA from Nitrosarchaeum koreense MY1:
CAGGCCACAAAAGAATATCATCTTCATGCAAATCAATTAAAAATGCAGCCTGATATCCTGCAAAAACAGAAAAACCACCATGAGTATGAATCACTCCTTTTGGTTTTCCAGTGGTTCCAGAAGTATACAAGATAAACAACGGATCCTCTGAATCCATAATTTCAGTATGACATGTAGAATTTTGTGCAGATACTAGATTTTCATAAAAAACAAATTTTGATGATTCTTCGTATTCATCAATTCCTTTGTATTGTATTACTATTATCTTTTCTATTTTTGTATCTTTTATTGCTGATTCGATAATATATTTTTGTGAAACATGTTTGCCTCCTCTTTGAAATCCGTCACATACAAAAAGAATTTTTGCGTTACAGTCCTGCAATCTTATTTGCAGAGATTCTGAGCTATAGCCTGAAAATACAACTGTTTGAACCGCACCGATTTTTGCAGATGCCAGAATTGCCAAAATAGATTCCTCAATCATAGGAAGGTATATTGCAACTACGTCTCCTTTTTTTACTCCTAATTGCTTAAGGGCATTTGCAAGTTTGTTTACTTTGGAATCTAATTCAGAATAAGTTATTTTAAAAGTTGTTCCATCTTCAGAGACAAAAATATATGCAATATCATTTGGTTTTTTAAGAGCAAATTTTTCTACTGATGACTTGTAGATATTGGTCTTACCGTCAACAAACCATTTGGACCATTGGATTCCTTTTGATGTATCTAAAATTTTTGTATAAGGTTTGTCCCAAATTATTCCAATTTCTTTGTTCATTTCTTGCCAAAACCATTCTAAATTTTGATTTGCCCTTTGAGAGAGTTCTTGTAAAGTTGAGATGTTATGTTTTTTCATGAATTTGTAAATGTTTGAAGATTGTATTTGTTCTTCAGTTGGAGTAAATACAAAATCAGACAAGTTATAGTTTTAAAAAAACCAGAAGTAAAAAGATTTTGTGATGGTCAAGAAATGTCTATTCCAAGTCTTCGAGCACATGCAATGGCAGATTTACCATCATCTTCGGTAATTCCCACTTTTTCAAATTTTTCTATCCAACCTGTTTTGGTGTTCATCGTATTTTCCTTGTAATATTCTCGTAAAATTATGCCTATTTGAGAATCTAACCTATGTCTTGTTGCTTCATTCATTCCTTGCTGAAGGATTGTAGAGTCGGAATTTGCCAGTATTTTTATAAATTCAATATCTTCCAAAGATAGTTCAGTCATAACATTAAATCTTCTTTTTTAGCAAATCAAGAGTTAATTTTGGATCTGCCTTTCCTTTTGTTTTTTGCATGACTTTTCCTACAAGATAGTTTATAGTTTGAGGATTGGATTTTGCCTGTTCTACGGCTTGAGGTTCTTCAGAAATTACAGATTCAATAATTTTTGATAATTCAGACTCATCTGAGAGATTTCCTAGATCAAGATCAGACATTATATCTGATAATGACTTGCCTGTTCTTACAATTTCATACAATGCATTTTTTGCAGAATTTCGTGCAATCTTACCGAACTGGATTGAATCAGCTATCGCTTTTAGATGTGAAGGAGTTAATTTTGATGATTCTCTTTTCTCTCTTGTATCTACTAATCCCATCAAATCAGTGGTTATGATATTTGCAATTTCTTTGGCGTTTTCTTGTGTGTGTGCTTCTTCAAATAAATCTGAATAAAACTTGTCAGATGAAAGCACGTCAGCTACTTGAGATGGAATATTGTATTTTGATATATATCGTTGTTTTTTAGAACTGATGCTTTCAGGCATTTCCGATTTTAGTTTTTCTTTGATTTCATTTCCTATTCTAACCCATGGAATGTCACCCTCTAGAAAATACCTATAATCCAGATCTTCTTCTTTTGATCTGGACGAGATGGTAATCTTTCTTTTATCATCCCAATGACGTGTTTCCTGAATTATTGGAATGTCTCTTGAATGCAAGCTTTGTTGACGTGTAATTTCAAAATGAACAGCTTTTTCTAAATCATGAAATGAACCAATGTTTTTTATTTCAACTTTATTTCCATGTTCAATGGAGACGTTTGCATCTGCCCTCATTGCACCCTCCAATCTAGGATCAGACACTCCAATATTCTCCAATAAATCAGATAAAATATTTAGAAACTCTCGTACTTCTTTTGGGTTTTCAAAATCAGGCTCAGTTACAATCTCGACTAAAGGTGTACCTGCACGATTATAATCCACTAATGTGATTTGGTTTTTTTCAGAACTTCCCTCATAGATTAACCTGCCAGGGTCTTCTTCTAGTTGAATTCTAGTGATTCTGATCTTTTTTTCTCCAACCATAAGAATTCCACCACCTCCGACACTGGTATCTCCATAGATGTTTAATTGAGTGATTTGGAAATTTTTTGGCAAATCAGGATAAAAATAATTTTTTCTAAAAAATGCAATTTTTTCCGGAGTAGAACAATTTAGGGCCATTGCAATCATTGTTGCTTTTTCAACTGCCTTTTGATTTAATCTTGGAAGACTGCCTGGCAATCCCATACAAATGGGACATATGTTGGTGTTTGGCTCAAACTCTCTATAGTTTGCCTTACAAGAGCAAAATAATTTGCTTTCTAGATTTGTAAGTTGACTATGAATCTCCAATCCAATTTTTGTCAAATTGGAACCTCCGGTAATTTGACAGTTTTTTCTAATGCATATGCTGCCTGTAATAGTAATTTATCATTCATCGAATTTGCAATAAGTTGCATGCCAATTGGTAAGCCATTAGAAATAGAATACGGTATTGATATTGCGGGTTTGCCTGTAAGATTTGCAGTTACAGTGTTAATATCAACAAGAAACAATGCAACAGGATCATTTATTTTTTCACCAATCCTAAACGGTAAAATTGGAACTGTGGGGGAAATTAACAGATCAAATTTCTCAAATGCCTCATTTATTTGTCTAGTAAGTTTACTTTTTATCTTTAGTGCTTTAAGAAAATATTTTCCTGCATGTCCTGCAGAAGGAACAAAGCCTCCAAGAATCATCCTTCTAGTGACTTCAGGACCGAGTTTTTTTCTTGCTTTTTCAATATATGAATTAAATTCATACCCCTCGACAGAAAAATCATAACCATATCTCAAATTATCGTATCTTGCAAGATTACTACCTGCCTCAGTTGCTGTAATTGTATAATATGCTGCAACTGAATATTTTACCATATCCAAGGAAATTTCTTCACATATTGCACCCAATCCCTCTAATTTCGATATTGCGTCTCTTGTTGCAGACAGTACTATTGGGTCAATTCCCTCTCCAATCATCTCTTTGATTATGCCTATTTTTTTACCTTCTATGCCTGAATCAATATCTTTTAGATAATCCTCATTTTTGTTATCCACCGTGGTGTTATCATTAGAATCATGTCCTGAAATCAGATTTAGCATAAATGCTGCATCTTCCACAGTTCTAGTTAACGGTCCAATCTGTTCAATACTGTTTGCATATGAAATTAATCCATATCTACTAATCAATCCATAAGTTGGCTTGTATCCAACAGTTGAACAAAAACTTGCAGGATTTCTAACTGAACCACCAGTATCAGAACCTAACGATGCAACACATTCAAATGCACTAACAGATACAGCACTGCCTCCAGAAGAGCCACCTGGGACATAATCTGTATTCCATGGATTTTTGCTTGGACCATATGCGCTGAATTCTGTAGAAAGACCCATTGCAAATTCATCAAGATTTACCTTTCCAACAAAAATTGCGTCTTGTTGTTTTAGCTTTGTAATGACAGTGGCATCATATGGTGCAACAAAATTTTCAAGCATCTTTGATGCACATGTTGTTTTTGTATCTTTTATGCAAATATTGTCTTTAATTGAAATTGGCATGCCAAAGCATTGCCCTATTTTCTCACCTGACTTTATTTTCTTGTCAATTTCTCTTGCTTGATCAACTGCCTTTTCATTAAGTGATAAAAACGCATGTAAAGTATCATCTATTTTTTGTATTCTGTCCATAGTTTTTGAAATGAAATCTTCGGCGGAAAGATTTCCGGATTTTATTTCTCGGACATATTGCAGAGCTGAAATTTTTATACTCAATTAAACCATCTTGGGAGCTCTGACATAGGTTCCTTTATAGTGATTAAGTTTTTCGATTAATTTTTCATCAAATGGAATATACTTGTCTTCTCGTAGATGGGTGATAGGAATTTCTCTTACAGATATCTCCTCCGATTCAACACCCGCAGAATCTAAAATGTCAAAATAGCCTATCATCTTATCAACTCTTTCATAAATTGTAGGATCATCGATTTCAATTCTCATTAATTTTGCAACATGTTCAATTTCTTCTCGAGATACCATTTCTAATCACCTACGGAGTTAATCGGTCAACATCCCTTGGATAAAATGTGACATCTCTGATGTTTTCTGTGCCTGTTAATGCCATGATTAATCGCTCTAAACCAATTCCACATCCCGCGTGAGGAGGCACACCGTAATCAAATGCTCCCAAATGATACTCAAAAGCGTCAGTTTTCATTCCTTTATTTTTCATTCTCTCTTCTAGCTCATGTCTTTTCTCAATTCTAGTACTGCCTGAAGACAATTCCAAATCCCCAAACATTAAATCAAATGATTCAGAAATTTTTGGGTTTGTTTTACTGTCTTTTACATAAAACGGTTTTGGACCCAGAGGCCAATCTTTGATAAAGTAAAATCCTTCCACGCCAATTTTTTTAAGATTGGAAGGGTACAAGTCATCACCCCATTCAGTTTTGGCTCCAGCTTTTTGCATTTTTTCTATCAATTCGTCATAAGAGTACCGTGGTATGTGTTCAGGCTTTGAAGGAATGATAAACTCTACATCTGAATTATTTTTTGCATAATCACTAACAGTTACGATTGCAATTTTTATTATGTCTTCAATTCTATTCATTACATCATTATAATCAACAAATGCCTCTTCCAAATCAACAGATATTGCTTCAGCAAGATGGCGATTAGTTCTTGATGGTTCTGCTCTAAAAATAGGTGCAATTTCAAAAACTTTCTCAAAACTCATAATCAGTTGTTCTTTGTACAATTGGGGACTTTGAGCTAAAAACGCCTCTTTGTTGTAATAAAATATTGGAAATAATGCAGCACCACCTTCAGTTGCAGTGGCTATCATTTTTGGAGTGTTGATTTCTATAAAGTTTTGTTGGTAAAAATAATCTCTAATTGATTTTAGCACTTGACTTCTTGCATTGAAAATATGTTGCAATGTTTTACGTCTAAGATCAATTGGTCTTACTTCTAATCTTGTGTCTATGTTTTTCACAGTCTTTGCTAAAGGCTCAAAGGGTGGAATTTTTTCAACATCTGAAAATACACGTAGTTCAGATGGGATTATTTCAAATCCAGTAGGTGCTTTTTCAGAAGACTTGATCCTGCCAGTAATTGCAATAGAAGAATGTGCTTTTAGTATGGATAATTTTTCACGTAGTTCATCTGGGCAATCTCCTTTTTTGGCAACAATTGGAATGTCACCGTTCTTGTCTCGGATTGTGGCAAAACTAATATTTCCATGACCCCTAATTGTCAAAACCCAACCCATTATAGTGACTTCCAAGCCATCCATTGATGGATTCAATTCGTTAGAATAATGAGATCTACGCAATGTTCCAAGCTCTGTTTTTATCATAATTTACTAAATTGCTATCCTATGGTGTAATTAATTTTTGGGGGAAAATACGATTCACACTAGTTCAGAGGTATCCTGATTCTATTGGAAAACAAATTCAATGATTTTTTTCCCAAATACTAGTAAAAGAATGAAAAGTATGAACTGTCAAGGAAAACCTCATGTTTGGAGATTTTCATACTAAAATGGTAGATGTGTAAAATGCAAGTCCAAGATCACATCACTAACGAATTGATTCTGAAACGAAGTTTGAAAAAACCATAGTA
This window encodes:
- the gatB gene encoding Asp-tRNA(Asn)/Glu-tRNA(Gln) amidotransferase subunit GatB, which produces MTKIGLEIHSQLTNLESKLFCSCKANYREFEPNTNICPICMGLPGSLPRLNQKAVEKATMIAMALNCSTPEKIAFFRKNYFYPDLPKNFQITQLNIYGDTSVGGGGILMVGEKKIRITRIQLEEDPGRLIYEGSSEKNQITLVDYNRAGTPLVEIVTEPDFENPKEVREFLNILSDLLENIGVSDPRLEGAMRADANVSIEHGNKVEIKNIGSFHDLEKAVHFEITRQQSLHSRDIPIIQETRHWDDKRKITISSRSKEEDLDYRYFLEGDIPWVRIGNEIKEKLKSEMPESISSKKQRYISKYNIPSQVADVLSSDKFYSDLFEEAHTQENAKEIANIITTDLMGLVDTREKRESSKLTPSHLKAIADSIQFGKIARNSAKNALYEIVRTGKSLSDIMSDLDLGNLSDESELSKIIESVISEEPQAVEQAKSNPQTINYLVGKVMQKTKGKADPKLTLDLLKKKI
- the gatA gene encoding Asp-tRNA(Asn)/Glu-tRNA(Gln) amidotransferase subunit GatA; the encoded protein is MSIKISALQYVREIKSGNLSAEDFISKTMDRIQKIDDTLHAFLSLNEKAVDQAREIDKKIKSGEKIGQCFGMPISIKDNICIKDTKTTCASKMLENFVAPYDATVITKLKQQDAIFVGKVNLDEFAMGLSTEFSAYGPSKNPWNTDYVPGGSSGGSAVSVSAFECVASLGSDTGGSVRNPASFCSTVGYKPTYGLISRYGLISYANSIEQIGPLTRTVEDAAFMLNLISGHDSNDNTTVDNKNEDYLKDIDSGIEGKKIGIIKEMIGEGIDPIVLSATRDAISKLEGLGAICEEISLDMVKYSVAAYYTITATEAGSNLARYDNLRYGYDFSVEGYEFNSYIEKARKKLGPEVTRRMILGGFVPSAGHAGKYFLKALKIKSKLTRQINEAFEKFDLLISPTVPILPFRIGEKINDPVALFLVDINTVTANLTGKPAISIPYSISNGLPIGMQLIANSMNDKLLLQAAYALEKTVKLPEVPI
- a CDS encoding Asp-tRNA(Asn)/Glu-tRNA(Gln) amidotransferase subunit GatC, with translation MVSREEIEHVAKLMRIEIDDPTIYERVDKMIGYFDILDSAGVESEEISVREIPITHLREDKYIPFDEKLIEKLNHYKGTYVRAPKMV
- the aspS gene encoding aspartate--tRNA(Asn) ligase, with translation MIKTELGTLRRSHYSNELNPSMDGLEVTIMGWVLTIRGHGNISFATIRDKNGDIPIVAKKGDCPDELREKLSILKAHSSIAITGRIKSSEKAPTGFEIIPSELRVFSDVEKIPPFEPLAKTVKNIDTRLEVRPIDLRRKTLQHIFNARSQVLKSIRDYFYQQNFIEINTPKMIATATEGGAALFPIFYYNKEAFLAQSPQLYKEQLIMSFEKVFEIAPIFRAEPSRTNRHLAEAISVDLEEAFVDYNDVMNRIEDIIKIAIVTVSDYAKNNSDVEFIIPSKPEHIPRYSYDELIEKMQKAGAKTEWGDDLYPSNLKKIGVEGFYFIKDWPLGPKPFYVKDSKTNPKISESFDLMFGDLELSSGSTRIEKRHELEERMKNKGMKTDAFEYHLGAFDYGVPPHAGCGIGLERLIMALTGTENIRDVTFYPRDVDRLTP